GGAGCATGCGTGCTTCCAGTTCGTGTCGTCCGTGTATCCGACCGACCGCTGGCTGCTCGAAGGCCCCGACGGCAACGAGACCGTGCATCTGCGCGCACCGGGTTTCCGCGTCAACTCGGCGGACGCGCTGGCCGTGGCATTGAAAGAGGGCATCGGCATCGGCGCGGTGCCGATGGCGGCGGCCGTGGCGGCGCTGCGCGACGGGTCGCTGACGCGTGTGCTGCCTGCCTATCGTCTGCAGCCGCTCACGGCGTATGCGCTGTACACGTCGCGGCGTTATCTCGACGCGAAGATCAAGACCTTCGTCGAGTTCCTGAGAGACGAGATTCCGCAGATTCTTCGCGCCTATGAGGCGAATCTGTGCGAGATGAATCGGGCGAACGTCTGACGATTGGCGTCGCGCGAATCGCGCCTGCACCCAGCAAGTCTCCTGCCAGAAACGCTCCCAGCCGCTCCATGCTATGTGCGGCAGCGCACAGAGCCATCACGCCCCGCATCATATTCTCCCGTTGATCTCCGCAAAGCCGCGCCCGCTCTCACCAGCGGCGTTCCGGCGAAGTGTTCTGGCGCGCCGCCCAACCCGCCATCACGGACGTCACCTATGCGCAAACAAGCCATCCAGTGTGCAGTGGTTCTCGCCTGCGGGTGCGCGCCTGTCGTCGACGCCTGCGCGGCGGACTCGATCGGCGTCGTCAAGACGGTCAAGGGCGCGGTGCATATCGAGCGCGCCACGCAAAGCGTCGACGCCAACATCGGCAGCGAGGTCTACAGCAGCGACCGGATCGTGACTGGTCCCGCCTCGTCCGTCGGCATCACGCTGCGCGACAACACGCTGCTGTCCGAAGGCTCCAGTTCCGTGCTCGAACTCAACCAGTTCGCCTTCAACACGACCACCCACGACGGCGCACTCGACGCCACCATCCGGCGCGGATCGCTGGCCGTCGTCGACGGCAAACTGGCGAAAGCGCACCCCGAAGCCGTGCGCTTCAGCACGCCCACCACGACGCTCGGCGTGCGCGGCACCGAATTCATCATCGAGGTCGGCGACGGGGAGAATGCGCGTTGAAGGCCGCTGCATCGGCTGCACGGCGCACGCACTTCGCGTGGAGCGCGCTCGGCGCAGCGCTCGCCTTCTGCGTATCCGGCTGCTCGACGCCCGACAAGATCACGCTGCTGCCGAATTCCGACGGCACCGTCGGCTCCGTCGTCGTGCGCAGCGGCGACAAGACCCAGGTGCTGGATCACGCCTACGCGACAGCCGAAGTCGCGAAGAGCGGCAAGATCGAGCAGACCGTCGACACCCCCGCGAATGTCGAAACGCGCTACGGCCCGCTGCTCGCCGCTCAGCCGCCGCGTCCCACCACGTTCACGATCAACTTCCTGTTCGACTCCGCGACGGAACTGGCGCCGCAATCGGCCGCCACGGTGCGGGAAATGAAGGCCGTGCTCGCCACCTGGCCTGCGCCGCATCTGACCGTGGTCGGTCATACGGATCTCGCGGGCTCGCAGGAATACGACGACAAGCTCTCGATGCAGCGCGCGCAGACCGTCGCGAAGTTCCTCGTCAAGGCAGGCATTCCGGCGAAAGAAATCGAAACGGCCGCACGCGGCAAGCGCGAACCGCTCGTGCACACGGCGGATGGCGTCCCTAATCAGATGAACCGGCGCGTCGTCATTACAATTCAATGATCCGGGTGATCTCTCACCGCGTCCGTGGCCGGCACTGACGTGCCGTAGATCCGATGAAACGCTTGAGCGCTGCATGGGTGACGTTTTTCCGCAAGCTGCTGAAGGCGGGACAAGGTCGCCCCGTGGCGCTCGCGGTGTTGTTCGGACTGAGCCTGCTCAACCTGTACAGCGAATGGCCCGGCGGCATTGCGCGTCCGCAGTTCTTCGACAGGTTCGATGACTTCGTGCCCGATCCGTTCAACTCGGCGCGGCAGCTGCTGTTCGATCACTATCAGCGACGCTTTCCACGTGTGCCCACTTCGCAGCCCGTGCTCATCGTCGCGATCGACGACAAGACGCTGGCGGCGGTCGGGCAATGGCCGTGGCCGCGCAACAAGCTCGCGAACCTCGTCGATGCGATCGCCGCGCAGAAGCCGCTCGCGATCGGCCTCGACATCTACATGCCGGAAGCCGATCAGACCTCGCCCGACAAGGTGGCCGACAACCTGCCCGCTTCCGCCGCCGAACTTGCCGCCGGTTTGCGCGCGCTGCCGAGCCACGAGACCATCCTCGCGGACGCATTGCGCGCAGCGCCTTCCGTACTCGGCGCGGCCGCCGTCGATCACGCCGCATTCGATACCAGCACCGACCTGCGCAGCGCGCCCATCCTCGTGCATGGCGTCGATCCCATCAACATGGTGAAGCGCTATAACTACGTGCTCGCGAGCCTGCCTGAATTGCAGGCGGCGGCGCACGGCCAGGCGATGCTGAACGTCGCGCTCGAACAGGGCACGGTGCGGCGTATTCCGCTGGTTCTAGGTCTCGGCGAAAAACTGGTGCCGTGTATGCCGATCGAAATGCTGCGTGTCGTCACGCAGTCCGCGGCCGTCGATGTGTATGCCGACGCCGCGGGCATGCAGTCCGTCGGTGTCGCCGATGTGCAGGTGCCGACGCAGCCCGACGGCGACATCT
This genomic interval from Paraburkholderia sabiae contains the following:
- a CDS encoding FecR family protein, whose protein sequence is MRKQAIQCAVVLACGCAPVVDACAADSIGVVKTVKGAVHIERATQSVDANIGSEVYSSDRIVTGPASSVGITLRDNTLLSEGSSSVLELNQFAFNTTTHDGALDATIRRGSLAVVDGKLAKAHPEAVRFSTPTTTLGVRGTEFIIEVGDGENAR
- a CDS encoding OmpA family protein; translation: MKAAASAARRTHFAWSALGAALAFCVSGCSTPDKITLLPNSDGTVGSVVVRSGDKTQVLDHAYATAEVAKSGKIEQTVDTPANVETRYGPLLAAQPPRPTTFTINFLFDSATELAPQSAATVREMKAVLATWPAPHLTVVGHTDLAGSQEYDDKLSMQRAQTVAKFLVKAGIPAKEIETAARGKREPLVHTADGVPNQMNRRVVITIQ
- a CDS encoding CHASE2 domain-containing protein, with amino-acid sequence MKRLSAAWVTFFRKLLKAGQGRPVALAVLFGLSLLNLYSEWPGGIARPQFFDRFDDFVPDPFNSARQLLFDHYQRRFPRVPTSQPVLIVAIDDKTLAAVGQWPWPRNKLANLVDAIAAQKPLAIGLDIYMPEADQTSPDKVADNLPASAAELAAGLRALPSHETILADALRAAPSVLGAAAVDHAAFDTSTDLRSAPILVHGVDPINMVKRYNYVLASLPELQAAAHGQAMLNVALEQGTVRRIPLVLGLGEKLVPCMPIEMLRVVTQSAAVDVYADAAGMQSVGVADVQVPTQPDGDIWLHFASIRSTQLRYVSARDVLQGQVDPARFRNKLVLVGLTGTGLTDMRTTALGELVPGIEIQAQIIETIFEGRFLRRPVWLKWAESVFVLAFGLLIIWYIPHTDSRLAALVRAVPQATAMLGVVLNLLLLAACLLLFKFVGLLVDAASIFIILSAVTGCFFTTALLDTAQTLRDALRSRPTKRPAPEVPPPAQPVRQPEPPTAAIAKRQPTAPRDGADQLPR